A region of Fibrobacter succinogenes subsp. succinogenes S85 DNA encodes the following proteins:
- a CDS encoding PD-(D/E)XK nuclease family protein: MEKDENQLEKFKELLNKFNNFLPKPMYEPTYLELCEYPWNRLEEICSRIFAFFFDSRNPHGFRTLFFNSLFDAYREKYPVEVENFDKKNIMHTRSVCAETEIYTEKGNRIDLLLTTDCLKVCIENKIDAPAYNDFNDYYDYVKNESECYDLHTVCILFALCQKAEYENVNPNFKTIYYREFLEKLKQNLGNYLTQCNSKYLPVLTDFILFLDRKGGYMSDFSKDEKDFFLNDENNRIIEQLIERRNLFLEKQRVENNQHIDKIKNLLALKENATFCEFMKKEIWINPRDKRRYFYLKGCFEENNPKYALGIEAGFNKKKFDISLSVWQGDGDRAREALYKKLIDGKIDVIKTTHDLSQNEKWSIIVQSIDENDDKQIVDGLYDVYKKTEKIVNEAKVENKANEAM; this comes from the coding sequence ATGGAAAAAGATGAAAATCAGCTTGAAAAGTTTAAAGAACTTCTTAACAAGTTTAACAACTTTCTTCCCAAGCCGATGTATGAGCCGACTTATTTGGAATTGTGCGAGTATCCGTGGAATCGGCTAGAAGAAATATGCTCGAGAATATTCGCTTTTTTCTTTGATTCAAGAAATCCACATGGGTTTAGAACTCTTTTTTTTAATTCGCTTTTTGATGCTTATCGAGAAAAGTATCCAGTAGAAGTGGAGAATTTTGATAAGAAAAATATCATGCATACTCGAAGCGTTTGTGCTGAAACAGAAATATATACTGAAAAAGGGAATCGCATTGATTTACTGTTGACAACAGATTGCTTAAAAGTGTGTATAGAAAATAAAATTGATGCTCCTGCGTACAATGATTTTAATGATTATTATGATTATGTTAAAAATGAAAGTGAATGTTATGATTTACACACGGTGTGTATTCTTTTTGCTTTATGTCAAAAGGCTGAATATGAGAATGTAAATCCTAATTTTAAAACGATTTATTATAGAGAGTTTTTAGAAAAGTTAAAACAAAATTTAGGTAATTATTTAACACAATGTAATTCCAAATATCTTCCTGTTTTAACAGATTTTATCTTATTTTTAGACCGAAAGGGAGGCTATATGTCGGATTTTTCTAAAGATGAAAAAGATTTCTTTCTTAATGATGAAAATAATAGAATTATAGAACAACTAATTGAACGCAGAAATCTTTTTTTGGAAAAACAAAGAGTTGAAAATAATCAACATATTGATAAAATAAAGAATCTTCTTGCCTTAAAGGAAAATGCAACTTTTTGCGAATTTATGAAGAAAGAGATTTGGATAAATCCTCGGGATAAGAGGCGTTATTTTTATCTAAAAGGATGTTTTGAAGAAAATAATCCTAAATACGCATTAGGAATAGAGGCTGGTTTTAATAAGAAAAAATTTGATATTAGCCTTAGTGTATGGCAAGGTGATGGTGATAGAGCCAGGGAAGCTTTGTATAAAAAGTTGATTGATGGTAAAATAGATGTTATAAAAACGACTCATGATTTGTCACAGAATGAAAAATGGAGTATTATTGTACAATCTATAGATGAAAATGATGATAAACAAATTGTGGATGGTTTGTATGATGTGTACAAAAAAACTGAAAAAATTGTAAATGAGGCGAAAGTAGAGAATAAAGCAAATGAAGCCATGTAG